The Rhodobium gokarnense genome includes a region encoding these proteins:
- a CDS encoding hydroxymethylglutaryl-CoA synthase family protein, translating into MQPIGITSIGVHIPYYYMQRNTIAAAWGARGLKGCRSVANVDEDAVTMAVEAIRDAGADTLGGGIQALYFASTTAPYAEKSHAAIVARACSLPETVFTMDLASSLKAGTGALRMALDAAIARPGTNTVVVAADCRDAAPKSPQEQLFGDAAAAVTIGDESPIAVIDHMSGNTREIVDVWRNAGERHINTAEPRFVTDCGYKSAMQAAISSFLEETHSSAADYARLVISTSDLREHLAVSKKLGFSPEQVQDPLMLEIGCSGTAQVFVALAAALETASPGDRILVANYGNGADVFSLTVTDAICRCPRRSRMRDLLASRRELAEYGRLLSFRGTIEPAAGEPFRLTISTAMTWRDQGTYLGLEGSVCEECGTAAFPVNRVCHSCGAKDKFTVSPRSRMEPEIFTYSIDRLAGRSDDPVVVQTVAQDESGCRYYLNMTDFNPEEIFVGKKLNFTLRKIHNLGNFVNYYWKFRPLRKAEEKNNEG; encoded by the coding sequence ATGCAACCGATAGGAATTACGTCAATCGGCGTACATATCCCCTATTACTACATGCAGCGGAATACGATCGCCGCTGCGTGGGGGGCACGCGGGCTCAAGGGCTGCCGCAGTGTCGCCAATGTGGACGAAGATGCCGTCACCATGGCGGTCGAGGCCATCCGGGACGCCGGCGCCGACACGCTGGGCGGCGGCATCCAGGCGCTGTATTTCGCCTCGACGACCGCGCCCTACGCCGAGAAATCCCACGCCGCCATCGTCGCCAGGGCGTGCAGCCTCCCCGAAACGGTGTTCACCATGGACCTTGCCAGCTCCCTGAAGGCCGGCACCGGGGCGCTTCGCATGGCCCTCGACGCGGCCATCGCCCGGCCAGGCACGAACACCGTCGTCGTCGCCGCCGATTGCCGCGACGCAGCGCCGAAATCGCCGCAGGAGCAACTGTTCGGCGATGCCGCCGCCGCGGTGACGATCGGCGACGAGAGCCCGATCGCCGTGATCGACCACATGTCGGGCAACACCCGCGAGATCGTCGACGTCTGGCGCAATGCGGGCGAGCGCCACATCAACACGGCCGAACCGCGCTTCGTCACCGATTGCGGCTACAAGTCGGCCATGCAGGCGGCGATTTCCTCCTTCCTGGAGGAGACCCATTCCAGCGCCGCCGACTATGCGCGGCTGGTGATCTCGACCTCGGACCTGCGCGAGCACCTCGCGGTCTCCAAGAAGCTGGGCTTTTCTCCCGAGCAGGTCCAGGACCCGCTGATGCTCGAGATCGGCTGCTCGGGCACCGCCCAGGTGTTCGTCGCCCTTGCCGCCGCCCTGGAAACCGCCTCCCCCGGCGACCGGATCCTCGTCGCCAACTACGGCAACGGCGCCGATGTCTTTTCACTGACCGTCACCGACGCCATCTGCCGCTGTCCGCGGCGCAGCCGCATGCGCGACCTCCTTGCGTCCCGGCGCGAGCTTGCCGAGTACGGCAGGCTGCTCTCCTTCCGCGGGACCATCGAGCCGGCCGCCGGGGAACCCTTCCGCCTGACGATCTCCACCGCCATGACCTGGCGCGACCAGGGGACCTATCTCGGGCTGGAAGGCAGCGTCTGCGAGGAATGCGGCACCGCCGCCTTTCCGGTGAACCGCGTCTGCCATTCCTGCGGCGCGAAGGACAAGTTCACGGTCTCCCCAAGATCTCGCATGGAACCGGAAATATTCACCTATTCCATCGATCGGCTCGCCGGCCGCAGCGACGATCCCGTCGTCGTCCAGACCGTCGCGCAAGATGAGTCGGGATGCCGATACTACCTGAACATGACGGACTTCAATCCGGAAGAGATTTTCGTAGGTAAAAAACTCAACTTTACCTTACGCAAGATCCACAACCTCGGGAATTTCGTCAACTATTACTGGAAGTTCCGGCCGCTGCGCAAGGCCGAGGAGAAGAACAATGAAGGATAA
- a CDS encoding mandelate racemase/muconate lactonizing enzyme family protein, producing the protein MKIKSITVTPFSVPYKHVVKWAAGALTASDHLIVRIEAEDGTCGHAEAIPRPMIYGETQEGMYYALTKHLIPPLIGEDSLNLERIWEKMERLQWNPAAKGAIDVALWDLNARLLGVSAAQLLGGPYRTEVPVSWQIPLVSNEQAIAELKRLTGEGFICFKVKGGPDPDNDIALLKEMRAEAPNARLYIDANMDYGRQDAIRVMKALEGVIDSLEEPIRASDDAGRLDLASRTDIPILTDESSFTVEAVYHQLRLGAVREIGIKIPRTGFTKSRKIVHLAEAGNLPVQVCLQAECDYGAAACVQFAAAFRQISLPCEVACYLDCVADTIIKSPLVIKNGHTQLPEGPGLGVELDWDKIEKYRVNIG; encoded by the coding sequence ATGAAAATCAAGTCGATCACGGTCACGCCGTTCAGCGTTCCCTACAAGCATGTGGTCAAATGGGCCGCCGGCGCCCTCACCGCGTCCGACCACCTCATCGTGCGTATCGAGGCGGAGGACGGCACCTGCGGCCACGCCGAGGCGATCCCCCGCCCGATGATCTACGGCGAGACCCAGGAAGGCATGTACTACGCGCTGACCAAGCATCTGATCCCGCCGCTGATCGGCGAGGATTCCCTCAACCTGGAGCGCATCTGGGAGAAGATGGAGCGGCTGCAGTGGAACCCGGCGGCCAAGGGCGCGATCGACGTCGCCCTGTGGGACCTCAATGCCCGGCTGCTCGGCGTCTCGGCGGCGCAACTCCTTGGCGGCCCCTATCGCACGGAAGTGCCGGTCTCCTGGCAGATCCCGCTGGTCTCCAACGAGCAGGCGATCGCCGAACTGAAGCGCCTGACCGGCGAAGGCTTCATCTGCTTCAAGGTCAAGGGCGGGCCGGATCCGGACAACGACATTGCGCTGTTGAAGGAGATGCGGGCGGAAGCCCCGAACGCGCGGCTCTACATCGATGCCAACATGGACTACGGCCGCCAGGACGCCATCCGCGTGATGAAGGCGCTGGAAGGCGTCATCGACAGCCTCGAAGAACCGATCCGGGCGTCGGACGATGCCGGCCGCCTGGACCTCGCCAGCCGGACCGACATTCCGATCCTGACCGATGAATCGAGCTTCACCGTCGAGGCCGTCTATCACCAGCTCCGGCTCGGCGCTGTCCGCGAGATCGGCATCAAGATCCCGCGCACCGGCTTCACCAAGTCGCGCAAGATCGTGCATCTGGCGGAAGCCGGAAACCTGCCGGTACAGGTGTGCCTGCAGGCCGAATGCGACTACGGCGCCGCCGCCTGCGTGCAGTTCGCCGCAGCGTTCCGGCAGATCAGCCTGCCCTGCGAGGTCGCCTGCTACCTCGACTGCGTCGCCGACACCATCATCAAGAGCCCGCTGGTCATCAAGAACGGCCACACCCAGCTCCCCGAAGGCCCCGGCCTCGGCGTCGAACTGGATTGGGACAAGATCGAGAAATACCGCGTCAACATCGGCTGA
- a CDS encoding MFS transporter, with translation MTRDSWLILIVVCIAWIFDAADGTIFSLTMPLIRDEFQLSQSAIGLIGTMFLAGATLGSFTLPIIGEKYGRRWGMITCVGMYSVFTGAIGLAGSAFTVGVARFLTGIGTGGEWPIGATYLAEVVPPKKRGFWMGIMQSGYPLGYFLASVIFATVAALGLGWRACYFALVLPALVIIPVVSRFKESQAWVDRKNAADIDASKVWRTREGLSALFATPEDRKATIVASVLHVTLGVYGWGATIWLPSALVSDFGATSGQIGSVFIIIYAVATCGYLLSGWLQDRIGRRWCIILCLMLGMTAVVGLNVLRWMDTPSMMAVFALAVLLGFAQSTNTPLITYTSEIFSSKNRSMGLGFSVATGKVAAIMCPTVMGVIADYSSVSTALFYSTLFGWLAIPVALWGKETAGKTLA, from the coding sequence ATGACGCGCGACTCCTGGCTGATCCTGATCGTCGTCTGCATCGCCTGGATTTTCGATGCTGCCGACGGCACCATCTTCTCATTGACGATGCCCCTCATCCGCGACGAGTTTCAATTGTCGCAATCCGCGATCGGCCTGATCGGAACGATGTTCCTTGCCGGCGCGACGCTGGGCTCGTTCACCCTTCCCATCATCGGTGAAAAATACGGCCGCCGCTGGGGCATGATCACCTGCGTCGGCATGTATTCCGTCTTCACCGGCGCGATCGGCCTTGCCGGCAGCGCGTTCACCGTCGGCGTCGCGCGGTTCCTGACCGGCATCGGCACCGGCGGCGAATGGCCGATCGGCGCCACCTATCTGGCCGAGGTCGTGCCGCCGAAGAAGCGCGGATTCTGGATGGGCATCATGCAGTCCGGCTATCCGCTCGGCTATTTCCTCGCCAGCGTGATCTTCGCCACCGTCGCCGCGCTCGGGCTCGGCTGGCGCGCCTGCTATTTCGCGCTCGTCCTGCCGGCACTGGTCATCATTCCGGTCGTCAGCCGGTTCAAGGAAAGCCAGGCCTGGGTGGATCGCAAGAACGCCGCCGACATCGACGCCAGCAAGGTGTGGCGGACGCGCGAAGGATTGTCGGCGCTGTTTGCAACGCCCGAGGACCGCAAGGCGACGATCGTCGCCTCGGTTCTGCACGTGACGCTCGGCGTCTATGGCTGGGGCGCGACGATCTGGCTGCCCTCGGCACTGGTCAGCGACTTCGGCGCAACGTCGGGGCAGATCGGCAGCGTGTTCATCATCATCTACGCGGTCGCGACCTGCGGCTATCTCCTGTCGGGCTGGCTCCAGGACCGGATCGGCCGCCGCTGGTGCATCATCCTGTGCCTGATGCTCGGCATGACGGCGGTGGTCGGCCTCAACGTCCTTCGCTGGATGGATACGCCGTCGATGATGGCCGTCTTCGCGCTTGCCGTCCTGCTCGGCTTCGCGCAGTCCACCAACACGCCGCTGATCACCTACACGAGCGAGATCTTCTCCTCCAAGAACCGGTCGATGGGGCTCGGCTTCTCGGTCGCGACCGGCAAGGTCGCCGCCATCATGTGCCCGACCGTCATGGGCGTCATCGCCGACTACTCCAGCGTCAGCACGGCCCTGTTCTATTCCACGCTGTTCGGCTGGCTCGCCATCCCGGTGGCGCTCTGGGGCAAGGAAACCGCGGGGAAAACCCTGGCCTGA
- a CDS encoding aspartate aminotransferase family protein, producing MDRTAGNATGSELQTDWSRDAILDKRDKYFAATQRAFVPYETPLVIKEGKGQYVWDEDGNRLIDLLGMNLCISVGHAHPAVTAAVKDQVDRLTHCTTMFHHPVPAHFAEELAATMPAGEDWVVHFTNSGTEAIDLAIMLARSATGNSDMLALRNSYHGATYGAQGVTGVRNFRHNIGQLSNISFVAEPNQYRGIFGPGTEPYLEEIDRTIAYTTSGALAGMIIEPVQGYGGIVIAPDGYLKGAFERVRAAGGLCIVDEVQSGFGKTGDAMWGFERHGVVPDIVVMAKGIGNGIPLGAVVMKRAVAESMREKFLFHTYGANPVACAAGRAVLQVIKDENLIENARTVGAALMEHLKSLKQRYEVIGDVRGRGFMMAIELVKDRQTREPAPEATAKVFEATRDNGLVMSKSGNFKNILRMVPPLCLSMDDVEPVAEALDRSFSGVAAQ from the coding sequence ATGGACAGGACGGCAGGCAACGCGACAGGATCGGAACTGCAAACCGACTGGTCCCGCGACGCGATCCTCGACAAACGGGACAAATATTTTGCGGCGACCCAGCGCGCCTTCGTTCCCTATGAGACGCCGCTCGTGATCAAAGAGGGCAAGGGCCAGTATGTCTGGGACGAGGACGGCAACCGGCTGATCGACCTCCTCGGCATGAATCTGTGCATCAGCGTCGGCCACGCGCACCCGGCGGTCACCGCCGCGGTCAAGGACCAGGTCGACCGGCTGACCCACTGCACCACCATGTTCCACCATCCGGTGCCGGCCCATTTCGCGGAAGAGCTCGCCGCGACCATGCCGGCGGGCGAGGACTGGGTCGTCCACTTCACCAATTCCGGCACCGAGGCCATCGACCTCGCCATCATGCTGGCGCGCTCCGCGACCGGCAATTCCGACATGCTGGCGCTGCGCAATTCCTATCACGGCGCCACCTATGGGGCGCAGGGCGTCACCGGCGTCAGGAATTTCCGCCACAATATCGGCCAGCTCTCGAACATCAGCTTCGTTGCCGAGCCGAACCAGTATCGCGGCATCTTCGGGCCCGGCACCGAGCCCTATCTGGAAGAGATCGACCGCACCATCGCCTATACGACGAGCGGGGCGCTTGCCGGCATGATCATCGAGCCGGTGCAGGGCTATGGCGGCATCGTCATTGCGCCGGACGGCTACCTGAAAGGCGCGTTTGAGCGCGTGCGCGCAGCCGGCGGGCTCTGCATCGTCGACGAGGTGCAGTCCGGCTTCGGCAAGACGGGCGATGCCATGTGGGGTTTCGAGCGCCACGGGGTCGTCCCCGACATCGTCGTCATGGCCAAGGGCATCGGCAACGGCATCCCGCTCGGCGCCGTCGTCATGAAGCGCGCCGTCGCGGAATCGATGCGCGAGAAATTCCTGTTCCATACATATGGCGCCAATCCGGTCGCCTGCGCCGCCGGCCGCGCGGTCCTGCAGGTGATCAAGGACGAGAACCTGATCGAGAACGCCCGCACCGTCGGCGCGGCGCTGATGGAGCACCTCAAAAGCCTGAAGCAGCGCTACGAGGTCATCGGCGACGTGCGCGGTCGCGGCTTCATGATGGCGATCGAACTGGTCAAGGACCGCCAGACAAGGGAGCCGGCGCCGGAGGCGACCGCAAAGGTCTTCGAGGCCACCCGCGACAACGGCCTCGTGATGTCGAAATCCGGCAACTTCAAGAACATCCTGCGCATGGTGCCGCCGCTCTGCCTGTCGATGGACGACGTGGAGCCGGTCGCCGAGGCGCTCGACAGGTCGTTCAGCGGGGTGGCGGCGCAGTAG
- the pdxR gene encoding MocR-like pyridoxine biosynthesis transcription factor PdxR yields MDILTSRIFDLPGNSGLKLRDRICEQVSAAISRGALPPGFRMPSCRALAERLKVSRNTVFAAYARLVDLGLLEAKDRSGYVVRAAALPVVPAGSGAGAVEAEPVDFGPLPPSSLKRVDHPADWSDYPYPFIYNQTDPALFPIDAWRECSRQALKRSTLTEWTGEYIAGDSPHLLQQLRQRLLVYRGVLAGDDEIMVTLGAQNALAIMGLLFARNAGPIAVEDPGYPDARNAFTLTGNDVRDVAVDDGGLVPGKIPQGCKLVYATPSHQFPTSVSMTLARREDLVARAARDDFFVLEDDYEAEMHGGADALPTLRSLDRNGRVIYVGSLSKTLSPGLRIGFIVASRQIIREARAIRTMLLRHPPTILQETTALFLGLGYYDRHLRTLVRRHGERWRHMKAAIDSKLGAFSVKHSVGGTSFWLTGPEGFDATAFSASLRRDGVIIDAGETFHMARAPKNSFRLGFAYVPEERMERGVALIAEAAASHGVPAA; encoded by the coding sequence ATGGATATCCTGACGTCACGGATTTTCGATCTGCCCGGCAACTCCGGCCTCAAGCTCCGCGACCGGATCTGCGAGCAGGTCAGCGCCGCGATCTCCCGCGGCGCGCTGCCGCCGGGGTTCCGCATGCCCTCCTGCCGGGCCCTCGCGGAGCGGCTCAAGGTCTCGCGCAACACCGTGTTCGCGGCGTATGCGCGGCTGGTCGATCTCGGCCTCCTGGAGGCGAAGGATCGCTCGGGCTATGTTGTGCGGGCCGCCGCGTTGCCGGTCGTGCCTGCCGGGAGCGGCGCTGGCGCGGTGGAGGCCGAACCCGTCGACTTCGGTCCGTTGCCGCCGTCGTCCCTGAAGCGGGTCGACCATCCGGCCGACTGGTCCGACTATCCCTATCCCTTCATCTACAACCAGACCGATCCGGCGCTGTTTCCGATCGATGCCTGGCGCGAGTGTTCCCGCCAGGCGCTGAAGCGCTCGACCCTGACGGAATGGACCGGGGAATACATCGCCGGCGACAGCCCCCATCTCCTGCAGCAGCTCCGCCAGCGGCTCCTCGTCTATCGCGGCGTCCTTGCCGGCGACGACGAGATCATGGTGACGCTCGGCGCCCAGAACGCGCTGGCGATTATGGGGCTGCTGTTCGCCCGCAACGCGGGGCCGATCGCGGTGGAGGATCCCGGCTACCCCGACGCTCGCAACGCCTTCACGCTCACCGGCAACGACGTGAGGGACGTTGCCGTCGACGATGGTGGGCTTGTCCCGGGAAAGATCCCGCAGGGCTGCAAGCTCGTCTATGCAACGCCCAGCCACCAGTTCCCGACCTCCGTCAGCATGACGCTTGCGCGACGGGAAGACCTGGTCGCCCGCGCCGCTCGCGACGATTTCTTTGTCCTTGAGGACGACTACGAGGCCGAGATGCATGGCGGCGCGGATGCCTTGCCGACGTTGAGGTCCCTCGACCGCAACGGTCGGGTCATCTATGTCGGCAGCCTGTCCAAGACCCTGTCGCCGGGCCTCCGGATCGGCTTCATCGTCGCCAGCCGCCAGATCATCCGCGAGGCGAGGGCGATCCGCACCATGCTTCTCAGGCATCCGCCGACGATCCTCCAGGAGACGACGGCCCTGTTTCTCGGCCTCGGCTATTACGACCGGCACCTGCGCACGCTCGTGCGTCGCCACGGCGAGCGCTGGCGGCACATGAAGGCGGCCATCGACAGCAAGCTCGGCGCCTTTTCCGTGAAGCACTCCGTCGGCGGGACCTCGTTCTGGCTGACCGGCCCGGAAGGCTTCGACGCCACGGCGTTCAGCGCTTCCCTGCGAAGGGACGGCGTCATCATCGATGCCGGCGAGACCTTCCACATGGCGCGCGCGCCGAAAAATTCCTTTCGTCTGGGCTTTGCCTATGTGCCGGAGGAGCGCATGGAGCGCGGCGTCGCCCTCATCGCCGAAGCCGCTGCCAGTCATGGTGTTCCGGCCGCGTGA
- a CDS encoding adenylate/guanylate cyclase domain-containing protein yields MVGPSRSRETEDPPLPEPDRKATMSRWLPLKAFRQGSPLFGNDVVDDDLSEGIAREELSGLAYMFWGRIVVLGFLALWVFFTLPLERSGAYLLAIVTFALLGAPPYLLARRGLGGNAVTAVFLLLDAGVLCLILLVPPPFYVEGWTPQINLRLPNILYAGIFLVGMALSYSPTLVVWTGLSLTAAWAAGYLWIASLPGSVTNTSRQMLDGGFTPEEVIRRFLDPQSVSLTVLTNQVIFLLLITSLLTLAVWRSRRLLRRQVAAEAQRSALSRYFSPNIVRELSTSGDALIRPERHQAAVLFADMVGFTGLSEGRSPEALMGLLSEFHGRLARTAFAHDGTVDKYIGDAIMVHFGTPRTRDDDPVRALSCAVAMIADIESWSRERQRFGSEPIHLGIGVHYGDVLVGNIGDERRLEYTILGDAVNVASRLERLTREIGCTLVVSDNLVRAVRQAGGDPAAIAPALKAYPARTVRGRKAPVAIWCDTEPA; encoded by the coding sequence GTGGTTGGCCCGTCCCGGAGCCGCGAGACGGAGGATCCGCCCCTGCCCGAACCTGACCGCAAGGCGACGATGTCGCGCTGGCTGCCGCTCAAGGCATTCCGGCAGGGAAGTCCATTGTTCGGCAACGACGTCGTCGACGACGACCTCAGCGAAGGCATTGCCCGCGAGGAGCTGTCCGGGCTCGCCTACATGTTCTGGGGGCGCATCGTCGTCCTCGGGTTCCTGGCGCTGTGGGTCTTCTTCACGCTGCCGCTGGAGCGCTCGGGCGCCTATCTCCTTGCCATCGTCACCTTCGCGCTGCTCGGCGCGCCGCCCTATCTGCTCGCTCGCCGCGGCCTTGGCGGCAATGCGGTGACGGCCGTCTTCCTGCTGCTGGACGCCGGCGTGCTGTGCCTCATCCTGCTGGTGCCGCCGCCCTTCTACGTCGAAGGCTGGACGCCGCAGATCAACCTGCGCCTTCCCAACATCCTCTATGCCGGCATCTTCCTCGTCGGCATGGCGCTCAGCTATTCGCCGACGCTCGTCGTCTGGACGGGCCTGTCCCTGACCGCGGCCTGGGCGGCCGGCTACCTCTGGATCGCCAGCCTGCCCGGCTCCGTCACCAACACTTCGCGCCAGATGCTCGACGGCGGCTTCACCCCCGAAGAGGTCATCCGGCGCTTCCTCGATCCGCAATCGGTGAGCCTTACCGTGCTCACCAACCAGGTCATCTTCCTCCTATTGATCACCAGCCTTTTGACGCTCGCGGTCTGGCGCTCGCGCCGGCTGCTGCGCCGGCAGGTGGCGGCAGAGGCCCAGCGCAGCGCCCTGTCGCGCTACTTCTCGCCGAACATCGTGCGCGAGCTGTCGACCAGCGGCGATGCCCTGATCCGACCGGAACGGCATCAGGCGGCGGTTCTCTTCGCCGATATGGTCGGCTTCACCGGCCTTTCGGAGGGGCGCTCGCCGGAGGCGTTGATGGGGCTCCTCAGCGAGTTCCACGGCCGCCTCGCGCGGACCGCTTTTGCCCATGACGGCACGGTCGACAAATATATCGGCGACGCCATCATGGTGCATTTCGGCACCCCGCGGACCCGCGACGACGACCCCGTGCGGGCGCTCTCCTGCGCCGTCGCCATGATCGCGGACATCGAAAGCTGGAGCCGCGAGCGGCAACGGTTCGGCAGCGAGCCGATCCACCTCGGCATCGGTGTCCATTACGGCGATGTGCTGGTCGGCAATATCGGCGACGAGAGGCGGCTGGAATACACCATCCTCGGGGATGCGGTGAACGTTGCGAGCCGACTGGAACGCCTGACCCGCGAGATCGGCTGCACCCTCGTGGTGAGCGACAATCTGGTCCGGGCGGTCAGGCAGGCCGGCGGTGACCCGGCGGCGATCGCGCCGGCCTTGAAGGCCTATCCGGCGCGCACCGTCCGTGGCCGCAAGGCGCCCGTTGCGATCTGGTGCGATACTGAGCCGGCGTAG
- a CDS encoding aldo/keto reductase, whose translation MDYTTLGRTELRVSTLCLGSMTWGSQNTEAEGHAQIDRALDAGINFIDTAEMYPANPGPSDYPGKTEDYIGTWIEKSGRRGDVVLATKITGEGSSRARGGAPITPQAIREALDASLKRLRTDYVDLYQLHWPNRGSYHFRKYWDYDPTGIDAASVRQDTADILGELQRQIEAGKVRHIGLSNETAWGTRMFLELSEREGLPRVATIQNEYSLMCRIFDLDLGELACTEDVDLLAYSPLACGILSGKYAGDTTPAGSRRSLNATINGRLVPTIWPAHDAYLDAAEKHGLDPAQMALAFCLTRPFMGSVIFGATSIPQLETAIGAADLTLSDEVMDDIKAAYRQHPMPF comes from the coding sequence ATGGACTACACCACGCTCGGACGCACGGAGCTTCGCGTCTCCACCCTCTGCCTCGGCTCCATGACCTGGGGCTCCCAGAACACCGAGGCCGAGGGCCACGCCCAGATCGACCGCGCCCTCGATGCCGGCATCAACTTCATCGACACCGCCGAGATGTACCCGGCCAATCCGGGCCCATCCGACTATCCCGGCAAGACCGAGGACTATATCGGCACCTGGATCGAAAAGTCCGGCCGGCGCGGCGACGTGGTGCTCGCCACCAAGATCACCGGCGAGGGCTCGTCGCGGGCGCGCGGCGGCGCGCCGATCACGCCGCAGGCGATCCGCGAGGCGCTCGATGCCTCGCTGAAGCGGCTGAGGACCGACTATGTCGATCTCTACCAGCTCCACTGGCCGAACCGCGGCAGCTACCATTTCCGCAAATACTGGGACTACGATCCGACCGGCATCGACGCGGCGAGCGTGCGCCAGGACACCGCCGATATCCTCGGCGAACTGCAGCGCCAGATCGAGGCCGGCAAGGTGCGCCATATCGGGCTCTCCAACGAGACCGCCTGGGGTACGCGGATGTTCCTGGAACTGTCGGAGCGCGAAGGCCTGCCGCGGGTGGCGACGATCCAGAACGAATATTCGCTGATGTGCCGCATCTTCGACCTCGATCTCGGCGAACTCGCCTGCACCGAGGACGTCGACCTCCTCGCCTATTCGCCGCTCGCCTGCGGCATCCTTTCGGGCAAATATGCCGGCGATACGACGCCTGCGGGCTCGCGCCGCTCCCTCAACGCGACCATCAACGGGCGCCTCGTTCCGACCATCTGGCCGGCCCACGACGCCTATCTGGACGCTGCCGAAAAGCACGGCCTCGATCCGGCGCAGATGGCGCTTGCTTTCTGCCTGACCCGCCCGTTCATGGGCTCCGTCATCTTCGGCGCCACCTCGATCCCGCAACTGGAGACTGCCATCGGCGCCGCCGACCTGACGCTTTCCGACGAGGTGATGGACGACATCAAGGCGGCTTACCGGCAGCACCCGATGCCGTTCTGA
- a CDS encoding class II aldolase/adducin family protein, whose protein sequence is MSDIDPALSVTVRKAARALGRHGLVHAYGHCSARIDADRFLVTPSKPPGLTEPGEACQVVPVEGPLPDGILGEVRIHQRIYRTRPEVGGVVRFMSPQMMALAGLGRTPRARHGFGAYFSPAPPLWDDPQLVRDDDKAAGVVAALGTGRAVMMRGNGAVTAGETLQKAVGLAFYLEDACRVEIEALKAGLAETAPVLDAEEARLRATDAGMIFERLWDYLTAGDPE, encoded by the coding sequence ATGAGCGATATCGATCCCGCCCTTTCCGTGACCGTTCGAAAGGCCGCCCGCGCGCTCGGCCGCCACGGCCTCGTCCATGCCTATGGCCATTGCTCGGCGCGGATCGATGCGGACCGGTTCCTGGTCACGCCGTCGAAGCCGCCGGGGCTGACGGAGCCGGGCGAGGCCTGCCAGGTGGTGCCGGTCGAGGGTCCGCTGCCGGACGGCATCCTCGGCGAGGTGCGCATCCACCAGCGCATCTATCGCACGCGGCCGGAGGTCGGCGGCGTCGTGCGGTTCATGTCACCGCAGATGATGGCGCTCGCCGGCCTTGGCCGGACACCGAGGGCCCGGCACGGCTTCGGCGCCTATTTTTCCCCGGCCCCTCCCCTCTGGGACGATCCGCAGCTTGTGCGCGACGACGACAAGGCGGCCGGCGTCGTCGCCGCGCTCGGCACCGGCCGGGCGGTGATGATGCGCGGCAACGGCGCGGTGACGGCCGGCGAGACCCTGCAGAAGGCCGTCGGGCTCGCCTTTTACCTGGAAGACGCCTGCCGGGTGGAGATCGAAGCACTCAAGGCCGGGCTTGCCGAAACCGCGCCCGTCCTCGATGCCGAGGAAGCCAGGCTCCGCGCCACCGACGCCGGCATGATCTTCGAGCGCCTGTGGGATTATCTCACGGCCGGTGACCCGGAATAG
- a CDS encoding TRAP transporter substrate-binding protein codes for MHFRPAAALLALGILAAPNLAAADDYRIGLITPPPHQWTKTATALAEDLKAKSDGRINLTVFPSGQLGSESEMLQQLQTGALDFAFLTLGEFANRRDDYGIFLAPYIAKDVPAARKLLSGPTAQKLLKSVSKLGLVGFGYGMAGLRQIVMRGEITSGAQLAGKKIRTVPFKPELDFWVKVGAAPTPMPLPALYDAFANGQIDGMQIDFEGTWNSKYYAHAGTIIESNHMMFPMVAVGSARKWREVSDEDKKLIAEAMATRLDSLVAAYESIDADYLAKLQTSKVPVITVDRTFFGEAIDAWYAEWRERAPLLKELEAEAAAM; via the coding sequence ATGCACTTCAGACCCGCCGCCGCCCTTCTCGCCCTCGGCATCCTTGCCGCGCCAAATCTTGCCGCGGCCGACGACTACCGCATCGGCCTCATCACCCCGCCGCCGCACCAGTGGACCAAGACCGCGACCGCGCTGGCCGAGGACCTCAAGGCAAAGAGCGACGGCCGCATCAACCTGACGGTCTTTCCGAGCGGCCAGCTCGGTTCTGAATCGGAGATGCTGCAGCAGCTCCAGACCGGGGCGCTCGACTTCGCCTTCCTGACGCTCGGCGAATTCGCCAACCGGCGCGACGACTACGGCATCTTCCTTGCGCCCTACATCGCCAAGGACGTGCCGGCGGCGCGCAAGCTGCTCTCCGGCCCGACGGCGCAAAAACTCCTGAAGTCGGTCTCGAAACTCGGCCTCGTCGGCTTCGGCTACGGCATGGCGGGCCTTCGCCAGATCGTCATGCGCGGCGAGATCACCTCGGGCGCGCAGCTCGCCGGCAAGAAGATCCGCACCGTGCCGTTCAAGCCGGAGCTCGATTTCTGGGTCAAGGTCGGCGCCGCGCCGACGCCGATGCCGCTGCCGGCGCTCTACGACGCCTTCGCCAACGGCCAGATCGACGGCATGCAGATCGATTTTGAGGGCACCTGGAACTCCAAATACTACGCCCATGCCGGCACCATCATCGAATCCAACCACATGATGTTCCCGATGGTCGCGGTCGGCTCGGCCCGCAAATGGCGCGAGGTCAGCGACGAGGACAAGAAGCTGATCGCCGAGGCGATGGCGACCCGCCTCGACAGCCTCGTTGCCGCCTACGAGAGCATCGATGCCGACTATCTCGCCAAGCTGCAGACCAGCAAGGTGCCGGTGATCACCGTCGACCGCACCTTCTTTGGCGAGGCGATCGACGCCTGGTACGCCGAATGGCGCGAGCGCGCGCCGCTGCTGAAGGAGCTGGAGGCCGAAGCGGCGGCCATGTAG